From the Halomonas sp. MCCC 1A13316 genome, the window CAGGCCCGAGCCGCCGGTCACCAGGGGATAGTCGACGATGGCTGCGGCCAGCAGCGCCAGCTCGTTATCGTCCAGGGCGTCGCAGATCACGTGGCGCACCCGCTCGGCGGCCAGCATCGCCAGATGCGCCCGGGTGGCCTCGATACCGCGGGCCAGTACCGGCCGGGCCAGCAGGCCGACCGCATGCGGCGTCTGTCGGCCCAGCACCCGCACCAGGTCGGCATCGGTCATGGGGTTGAGCGGATGATGCTGCATGCCGCACTCGTTGAGCAGGCGGTCGCCGACGAACAGGTGGCCCTGGTAGACCGTGCGGCCATTGGCGGGAAATGCCGGCACCATCACCGTCTGCCGGGCATCGAGCCGCTGCATCAGGGCATCGGCCACCGGCCCGATATTGCCGGCGTCGGTCGAGTCGAAAGTGGAGCAGTACTTGAAGAAAATCTGCCTGGCCCCCTGGGACCGCAGCCAATCGAGCGCCGCCAGCGAATCCGAAACCGCCTGCTCGGCGGGCGTGGAGCGCGACTTTAACGCCACCACCACGGCATCCACCTCGCCTAGGTCGATCCCGGCACCCGGTACGCCGATGGTCTGAACGCAGCGCATGCCGGCGCGTACCAGGTTATTGGCCAGATCCGTGGCACCGGTGAAATCGTCGGCGATGGCGCCCAGCACCAGAGTCATGTCACTCGCCCCCGGCATCGTTGGCGGCTTCGGGAAGCGCGATGCCCGACAGCCGCTGGTAGACCTTGATCACCGCGGCATCGTCCTCGCGGCCGAACCCGGCGCCCCTGGCGGCGATGAACTGCTGCAGGGCAGAGGCTGCCACCGGGGTGGGCATGGCCAGCTCGCGGCCGGTCTCGTGCACCAGGTTCAGATCCTTGATGAAAATGTCCACCGCCGAGAGCGGTGTATAGTCGCCCGCGAGCATGTGCGGCACGCGGTTCTCGAACATCCAGGAGTTGCCCGCCGAGTGGGTGATCACCTCATACACGGTCTGCGGGTCGAGCCCCAGGCGAATGCCCAGCGCCATGGCCTCGGCGGCGGTGGCGATGTGCACCCCGGCCAGCAGCTGGTTGACCAGCTTCATGCTCGAGCCGACGCCGGGGGTATCGCCCAGCCGATAGACGGTAGCCGCCATGGCATCCAGCACCGGCGCGGCCCGGTCGAAGGCTCCCAATGCACCCGAAGCCATGACCGACAGCTCGCCGCTGCGCGCCTTGGCCGCCCCGCCGCTCACCGGTGCATCGAGCATGGCGAGCCCCATGGCATCGAGGCGGGTACCGAGGTCGCGGGCGAAGGACGGCGCCACGGTGGCACACTGGATGACCAAGCTCCCCGGCGCCAGCCGGGCCGCCACGCCCTGCTCGCCGAACAGCACCGCCTCGACCTGCTCGGCATTGACCACCAGCACCACCACGACCTCGCACGCCGCCAGTTCCAACGGCGTTGCGACGCTGCGCCCGCCCTCGGCCTCGAACGCCTGCCGGGCCTGGCCGGCGATATCGCAGCCCAGGATGTCCAATCCGCGCTCATGCAGGGCCAGCGCGGCGCCCCGGCCCATGGCACCCAGGCCGATGACTCCGATGCGCGGGCTATCCGGGCTATTGATTGGATGGCTCACCTGGCGCTCCTACGGTTGATGGCATCGATCGCCACAGATGAAAGTTAACTGGTAGCGCTAACATGTTAGCGCTACCATTCTTGTAGTAGATCGTGATCCAGCCAGCAAGGCCCCAGGGTGAAAGGTACGACCAATGTCTAAACGCAAAGCCAACACACGCCAACGGCGCGGCTCCGCCCAGCCGACCCTCGCTCAAGTGGCCGAACTGGCCGGCGTCTCCTCCATCACAGCCTCCCGTGCCTTGAACGACCCGGAGCGCGTCAACGCGGCGACCCGCCAGCGCATCCTCGACGCCATGGAGCGCATCGGTTACGTGCCCAACCTGGTAGCCGGCAGCCTGGCCTCGGCGCGCTCGAGATTCATTGCCGTCGTCGTGCCCTCGCTTGCCAACGCCGTTTTCATCGAGGTCATCCAGGGCCTGCAGGCCACCTTCGAGGCCGCCGGCTATCAGATCCTGCTCGGCAATACCGACTACGACATCGAACGCGAGCATCAACTGGTGCGAACCTTCCTCGGCTGGTCCTGCTCGGCCCTGGTCACCGCAGGGCTCAGGCATACCCCGGCGTGCCGCGAGCTGCTTGCCGGCTGCAACCGTCCGGTCATGGAGGTAATGGAACTGGGCGAGGCACTGGACCTGAACGTGGGCCTGGACCACGAAGAAGCGGGCAGCTGCATGGCCCGGCACCTGCTGCAGCGCGGCTACCGCGACATCGTCTACGTCGGTGCGCGCATGAGGGAGGATTACCGCGCCGCCATGCGCTATGCCGGGCACCGGGCGGTGCTCGAGGCGGCAGGCCTGACGCCCCACCTGCTCGAACTCGACCGGCTGGGTAGCCTGGAAGCCGGTGCCGAGGGCCTGGAGCGGGTTCGCGACCAGTTTCCCGGCGCCAAGGCGGTCCACTTCGCCAACGACGACCTGGCCACGGGCGCCCTGCTCCACGCCCTGCGCCTAGGCCTGCGGGTACCCGAAGAGATCGCCCTCGCCGGGTTCAACGGCCTGCCACTGGGGCAACACGTCACCCCGCGACTGACCACGATACAGTCTTCCCGGCACACCATGGGGCGCCTGGCCGCGGAACAGGTCCTGCGCTGCCTGGCAGGAGAAGAGATCGAGACGCGCCGGCAGAATGTCGGTTTCACACTGCTCGAGGGTGAAAGCACCTGAACCGGGCACCACTCAAACGACAGGCTCGCAAAAAGCGGCGACCGCGCAGGGCTGATGGTCACGAGTATATAAAGCGAAAGGCAGGAGGATAAGGCAGGAAAAAAATGGAGAAAGATAAAAGCAGGAAGAAAACGGGAAGGACCCTCCTTGGCCCTTGGCAGCGAGTGCCTATCAGCGGATATAAGCCGCGATAGCATCGCGGGCCGCTTGCTGAGCCAATGCATGGGAGGCCCAGTGGTTCAGAACTTCACACGCAAGATCCGCGTTGGATTTTATAGTCATGAGGTTTCTCCTGTGTGACAACCAGAAACATCATGCCCCAGCTTTGTCGACATTTCATCAGGGTGAAGAAACTTTGCCCTTGTAGCCTAAAGATACGCTGCTGTATGTCACGAATCGTACGTTTGCACCGAACAGGCGCATGGAAAAGGCTTCCAAAACCGTTCTGGTGCATGGATCTTCCTATGGCTGAATAAGGGCTGATCTGCTGGAAATCATCGGAAGAGCGTGCAGTATAATACTCATTTTTACCTACAAACCAAAAAAAGTGAGCAACTTACTACACATTATTTGGATCATCGGCTACAATTGAGCATCATAGTGCTCAATGGCTTTCCGAATGCAGCTCACTGTTCAGATCTACCTCGACCACCGCTGGCATGATGCCGCCACCTTGACCATTACTGAACCGGCGCGCGGCACGCACGGCCCTGCGCGGCTGAGCTATGGCCAGGCGTATGCGCTGGAGTGGCTATCTCGAGACGACGAGCACGCCTGCAGCCTGACACTCCCCGTGGAGCTGATGCTCACCCACGAGGCACCGCGCTGGTTCGGGTTTCTCGAGGACATCATGCCCGCCGGCGCTAGTCGCCGGTACTGGGTGGCGCATCTGGGCATCCAGGCGCTGTCGGCAGGAGAGCAGGATAGCGAGCTACTGCGGCACGGGACGATCGCCCCGGTGGGCAATCTGCGGATCAAGGAAGCCGTGCCCGAGCGCCCCCCGGGCACTCGTTTGGAGCAACACCGCTTTTCGCTCGAAGACGTGGTCGAGCGACATACCGACTTCCTCGAATACGCCCAGCAGATGGGGGCGGCCAGTGGAGGCGCCACCGGCGCCGGTGGCGAAGCGCCCAAGCTGCTGGTGCGCTGCGACGAGCAGGACAGGATCTGGATCGATACCTGGCAGGACGATCTCACCAACAGGGACGATCACTACTTGGTCAAGTTCCCCCGCGGACGGCGCAGCGAGGACGATTGCGACATACTGCGCGCGGAGTACCACCATTATCAGGAACTGCACGCGCTGGGGGTCGAAACGATCGATACTTCGCGCATGCGATTGATCGAGGGGCAGCGCTACCCATCACTCTGGCTCCCCCGCTTCGACGTGGAAATGCACTCAACGGGGCTCGTTCGGCATGGTCTCGAATCGATCTACGCCTTGTTCAATGCAGCCCCAGGCTCTTTTCTCGATCACTTCGCCATTCTGGAGGGACTCGTCGCGCGTCTCGAGCGTCAATATCGCGTCACGGAACGCGGGGAGCCTTTCGACCGCGAAGCGTTCGTCATCGAATGGGTCAGGCGCGACCTGCTCAACGTAGCCTTCGGCAATTCGGACAATCATGGTCGCAACGCGGCACTGATCAAGCGCCCCGAAGGCATCTGGCACGCGCCGGTATACGACTTCGCCCCGATGAAGGCCGACCCCGAAGGGGTCACGCGCACCACACGCTGGGGCTCGCCCTTCGAAGAAGGTGGTGAGTACGATTGGGTCGCCATCGCCCAGGCACTGGATCACCTCGCACCCCCGGAGCGCACACTGACGGCCCTGCGTGCCACCGCGACCCGCCTCATCGGGCTACGGGATCGCCTGGCCGAGCGTGGTGTGCCGAAGCGCATCCTAGACATGCCCGCCGTCGGCCTGGGCTCGTTGGAAACTCGACTGACACGCTGGGGGCTGATTTGAACGGGAAACTGACATGAAGAAGCGCACGCTATCACCGGAGGCGCGCGAACAAGCCCTGCTGGCCGTCATTCAAGCGCTGATCAAGGGCGATATCGACGAAGGCCAGGCGCTGCGGCGGCTGCGCCGCGATACGCTGGGGCTTTCGCAACAAGCCTATGCCGACCTGGTCGGTATCAGCCGGCGCACCCTGTCGGACCTGGAGCAAGGCAAGGGCAACGTTTCGCTTGCGGTCATGAACCGCGTATTTCGGCCATTGGGTTTGAGGGTCGGCCTGCTGCCTCGCCAGCCTGCGCTGCTGGAGAAGGCACTGGCCTTAACTAACTCTATCTCGTAATTGGTGTAGAATTAGTTAAATTGTTCATCGATACCTCGCCATGGCCTATCAGCAGTTTCAACCTGAACAGTCCCGGGTAGCAGTCAATGCCATCCAACTCTTCGAAGCACTCGAGCACCATCGTGCCCAGGCACGCCAGGTCAAGGGCTCGATGCACTGGAAGCGTATCCAAGGGCGAGAGTACCTCTACCATGCCTACACAGGCGGCAAGAACCACTCCTTGGGCCCTCGCTCTGCCGAGACAGAAGCCATTAGGAAAGCCTTCGATGCTCGCAAAGCGGAATACAGATTGCGGGAGCAGTCGCTGAAGGAACAGCTCCAGGTGCACTCCGCCTATATCCGAGCCAATCGGCTGAACCGATTCCCCATAGCCGGTGCCAGGGCGATACGAGCATTGCAGCGCAAGGCCGTCCCTTTCCGGATGATCGGAACCAATGCCCTTTACGCCTATGAAGCCCGTTCCGGTGTGCTGATTGAACCTGAGCACCTGGCGACCGCTGATATCGATGTGCTCATGGTCACCCGGCAGGGATTGAGAATCGTCACGGCACTCGAAGGTGAAACCCTGCTATCCGTCATCCAATCCAGCGATCGCTCCTTCCAGCCGCTCACCGATACTCCCTTCGAGTTTCGAGCCGCCAATGCCAAAGGTTACATGATCGACCTCATCACCCAGGCCGTCGACCCCATGACGGTGAGTGACTTCGAGCGTCATCTGGAGCGCGGTGATTGGAAGCCGGTAGGCATCGACTCACTGAAATGGGCCATCGCCTCACCGCGCTTCGAGGCAACAGTCTTCGATGAGCGAGGTATGCCGCTGCGATTGTCTACCGTTGATCCGCGCGCCTTCGTGCTGCACAAGTGGCATGTCAGCCAGCAGCCCGACCGGGAGCCGGTAAAACGTTATCGCGACGAGGCACAGGCGCGCCTGGTCGCCACTCTGCTTCGCGATGAGCTGCGAGAATTGTCTACCACCCGAGCCGTCGAAAGAGCCTTTCCCCACCTCGTCAGACAGCGGGCCAGCAGCCAGATCGACGAATTCGACGTGTAGGAAATGTTGGCAGATCGTATGCCGACCTGGTCGATGGCGGTCATGAATCGTGTCTTTCGGCCGCTGGGCTGAGGGTCGGCCCGCTGCCCCGCCAGCCTGGGATGCTGGAGAGGGCCATCGCCCTCAGCGATAATGGAGCGACCGGCAATCGGTCCCCCAACCCAAGCGGATAACCATGCTCTTCGAGTTCCTGATCGTCCTCGCCCTGATCCTGCTCAACGGCCTGCTGGCCATGTCGGAACTGGCCATCGTCTCGTCCCGTACGCTGCGGCTCAAAACGAGAGCCGAGCGAGGCTCGCGCGGTGCCGCCATCGCGCTCGCCCTGATCGAGGAGCCGGGCCGCTTCCTCTCCACAGTGCAGATCGGCATCACCCTGGTCGGCGTGCTCTCCGGGGCCTTCTCGGGCGCCACACTGGGCCTGCGGCTCGCCGATGCCCTGCCCGCCCTGGGGATACCGGCGCAGCTCGCAGAACCCCTGGGGATCGGCGGTGTCGTGGTCGCCATCACCTACCTGTCGCTGATTATCGGCGAACTGGTGCCGAAGCAGATCGCGCTGGCCGATCCCGAAAGCGTTGCCTCCCGCGTGGCGCCGGCCATGCGACGGCTCTCTCAGGCCTCCGCCCCGCTGGTGTGGCTGCTGGATCGCTCGGGCCAAGTCCTGCTCGCCCTGCTTGGCCAGTCGGGAAAGCGCGACACCGCCGTGAGCGACGAAGAGATCCGCATGCTGATCGCCGAGGCGGCAGGTGCCGGTGTCATCGAGCAGGGCGAGACCGAGATGATCACCGGCGTCATGCGTATCGCCGACCGCACCGCCCGCGGCTTGATGACGCCGCGCCACGAAGTCGAGATGGCGGAAGTCGGCGAGAGCCGCGCCAAGATACTGGCTCGCTTCCGCGCGTCTGGCCGCTCGCGCCTGCCGCTGCGCGGCCAAGGACGGGACAACATTCTCGGCCTGCTGCACAGTCGCGACCTGCTGCAGGCCACAGATCCGAACTTCGATGCAGCTGCGCTCGTCCGGCGCACGACGGTGATAAACGATGCCCTGCCGGCCATGCAGGTAATAGAACGGCTCAAGACCTCCCCCGAGCATATGCTGCTGGTCTACGATGAGTAT encodes:
- a CDS encoding type II toxin-antitoxin system HipA family toxin encodes the protein MQLTVQIYLDHRWHDAATLTITEPARGTHGPARLSYGQAYALEWLSRDDEHACSLTLPVELMLTHEAPRWFGFLEDIMPAGASRRYWVAHLGIQALSAGEQDSELLRHGTIAPVGNLRIKEAVPERPPGTRLEQHRFSLEDVVERHTDFLEYAQQMGAASGGATGAGGEAPKLLVRCDEQDRIWIDTWQDDLTNRDDHYLVKFPRGRRSEDDCDILRAEYHHYQELHALGVETIDTSRMRLIEGQRYPSLWLPRFDVEMHSTGLVRHGLESIYALFNAAPGSFLDHFAILEGLVARLERQYRVTERGEPFDREAFVIEWVRRDLLNVAFGNSDNHGRNAALIKRPEGIWHAPVYDFAPMKADPEGVTRTTRWGSPFEEGGEYDWVAIAQALDHLAPPERTLTALRATATRLIGLRDRLAERGVPKRILDMPAVGLGSLETRLTRWGLI
- the ltnD gene encoding L-threonate dehydrogenase, which produces MSHPINSPDSPRIGVIGLGAMGRGAALALHERGLDILGCDIAGQARQAFEAEGGRSVATPLELAACEVVVVLVVNAEQVEAVLFGEQGVAARLAPGSLVIQCATVAPSFARDLGTRLDAMGLAMLDAPVSGGAAKARSGELSVMASGALGAFDRAAPVLDAMAATVYRLGDTPGVGSSMKLVNQLLAGVHIATAAEAMALGIRLGLDPQTVYEVITHSAGNSWMFENRVPHMLAGDYTPLSAVDIFIKDLNLVHETGRELAMPTPVAASALQQFIAARGAGFGREDDAAVIKVYQRLSGIALPEAANDAGGE
- a CDS encoding helix-turn-helix transcriptional regulator, producing MKKRTLSPEAREQALLAVIQALIKGDIDEGQALRRLRRDTLGLSQQAYADLVGISRRTLSDLEQGKGNVSLAVMNRVFRPLGLRVGLLPRQPALLEKALALTNSIS
- a CDS encoding LacI family DNA-binding transcriptional regulator, which translates into the protein MSKRKANTRQRRGSAQPTLAQVAELAGVSSITASRALNDPERVNAATRQRILDAMERIGYVPNLVAGSLASARSRFIAVVVPSLANAVFIEVIQGLQATFEAAGYQILLGNTDYDIEREHQLVRTFLGWSCSALVTAGLRHTPACRELLAGCNRPVMEVMELGEALDLNVGLDHEEAGSCMARHLLQRGYRDIVYVGARMREDYRAAMRYAGHRAVLEAAGLTPHLLELDRLGSLEAGAEGLERVRDQFPGAKAVHFANDDLATGALLHALRLGLRVPEEIALAGFNGLPLGQHVTPRLTTIQSSRHTMGRLAAEQVLRCLAGEEIETRRQNVGFTLLEGEST
- a CDS encoding GSU2403 family nucleotidyltransferase fold protein, coding for MAYQQFQPEQSRVAVNAIQLFEALEHHRAQARQVKGSMHWKRIQGREYLYHAYTGGKNHSLGPRSAETEAIRKAFDARKAEYRLREQSLKEQLQVHSAYIRANRLNRFPIAGARAIRALQRKAVPFRMIGTNALYAYEARSGVLIEPEHLATADIDVLMVTRQGLRIVTALEGETLLSVIQSSDRSFQPLTDTPFEFRAANAKGYMIDLITQAVDPMTVSDFERHLERGDWKPVGIDSLKWAIASPRFEATVFDERGMPLRLSTVDPRAFVLHKWHVSQQPDREPVKRYRDEAQARLVATLLRDELRELSTTRAVERAFPHLVRQRASSQIDEFDV
- a CDS encoding hemolysin family protein; amino-acid sequence: MLFEFLIVLALILLNGLLAMSELAIVSSRTLRLKTRAERGSRGAAIALALIEEPGRFLSTVQIGITLVGVLSGAFSGATLGLRLADALPALGIPAQLAEPLGIGGVVVAITYLSLIIGELVPKQIALADPESVASRVAPAMRRLSQASAPLVWLLDRSGQVLLALLGQSGKRDTAVSDEEIRMLIAEAAGAGVIEQGETEMITGVMRIADRTARGLMTPRHEVEMAEVGESRAKILARFRASGRSRLPLRGQGRDNILGLLHSRDLLQATDPNFDAAALVRRTTVINDALPAMQVIERLKTSPEHMLLVYDEYGNFEGIITPMDILGAITGSFDDSETDEPKLLERGDGSLLVAGWMPVDEFAERIGIELEPHPEYETVAGLVLHQIAELPQVGQHVTVGDWRIEVIDMDDRRIDKLLVQRISASE
- the otnK gene encoding 3-oxo-tetronate kinase, which produces MTLVLGAIADDFTGATDLANNLVRAGMRCVQTIGVPGAGIDLGEVDAVVVALKSRSTPAEQAVSDSLAALDWLRSQGARQIFFKYCSTFDSTDAGNIGPVADALMQRLDARQTVMVPAFPANGRTVYQGHLFVGDRLLNECGMQHHPLNPMTDADLVRVLGRQTPHAVGLLARPVLARGIEATRAHLAMLAAERVRHVICDALDDNELALLAAAIVDYPLVTGGSGLGQALPEQYRRRGWLAEVSEPGRLAVATGGALVLSGSCSRATLGQVVHFLEGQPGFALDPLALAEGEAHLEAALVFAREALAKGGPVLIYASADPERVQVAQAALGVERAGELVEQVLGRLARALVGEGVGRLVVAGGETSGAVVSALGIRQLRIGGQIDPGVPWTQAPLAGREAPLSLALKSGNFGGEEFFSRAFAVLDEMTGEGEHERP